From the genome of Triticum aestivum cultivar Chinese Spring chromosome 1A, IWGSC CS RefSeq v2.1, whole genome shotgun sequence:
tcgattcatcacaatgtaactagattattgactctagtgcaagtgagagactgttggaaatatgccctagaggcaataataaaaggattattattatatttcctttttcatgataattgtcttttgttcatgctataattgtgttatccggaaatcgtaatacatgtgtgaatacatagacaccaacatgtccctagtaagcctctagttgactagctcgttgatcaacagatagtcatggtttcctgagtttgctagagtttttccaatgtcaagtatcttttccttagaccatgagatcgtgtaactcccggatgccgtaggagtgctttgggtgtaccaaacgtcacaacctaactgggtgactataaaggtatactacgggtatctccgaaagtgtctgttgggttgacacggatcaagactgggatttgtcactccgtataacggagaggtatctctgggcccactcggtaatgcatcatcataatgatctcaaagtgaccaagtgtctggtcacgagatcatgcattacggtacaagtaaagtaacttgccggtaacgagattgaacgaggtattgggataccgacgatcgaatctcggtcaagtaacgtaccgattgacaaagggaattgtatacggggttgcttgaatcctcggcatcgtggttcatccgatgagatcatcgaggagcatgtgggagcctacatgggtatccagatcccgctgttggttattgaccggagagccatctcggtcatgtctacatgtctcccgaacccgtagggtctacacacttaaggttcggtgacgctagggttgtagagatataatatgtagtaatccgaaagttgttcggagtcccggatgtcacgaggagttccggaatggtccgaaggtgaagaattatatataggaagtgcagtttcggccatcgggagagtttcgggggtcaccagtattgtaccgggaccactggaagggtcccgggggtccaccgggtggggccacccatcccggagggccccatgggccaaagtggggaggggaaccagcccatagtgggctggtgcgccccccttagcccaccccatgcgcctagggttgggaaccctagggtggggggcgccccacctggcttggggggcactccaccccttggccggcgcccccctaggagatcccatctcctagggtcggcgcaccccctagggggcctatataaagggggggagggggcagccgcacccttgagtcttggcgcctccctctcccctgctacacctctccctctcgtagtagaacggtgaagccctgctgcggtgacccctgcatccaccaccacaccgtcgtgctgctggatcttcatcaacctgtccttccccttgctggatcaagaaggaggagacgtcacgctgaccgtacgtgtgttgaacgcggaggtgtcatccgttcggcgctaggatctccggtgatttggatcacgtcgagtacgacttcctcatccccgttctttgaacgcttccgcgcgtgatctacaaaggtatgtagatgcaatctgatcactcgttgctagatgaactcatagatggatcttggtgaaaccataggaaaatttttgttttctgcaacgttacccaacaggtacaataccggtgaccctcgaaagtttcccggtggccgaaactggacttcctatatacaattcttcacctccggaccattccggaactcctcgtgacgtctgggatctcatccaggactccgaacaactttcaggttactgcatactaatatatcaacaaccctagcgtcaccgaaccttaagtgtgtagaccctacgggttcgggagacacgcagacatgaccgagacgactctccggtcaataaccaacagcgggatctggatacccatgttggctcccacatgctcctcgatgatctcatcggattaaccacgatgtcgaggattcaatcaatcccgtatacaattccctttgtcaatcggtacgttactcgcccgagactcgatcgtcggtatcccaatacctcgttcaatctcgttaccggcaagtcactttactcgtaccgtaatgcatgatcccgtgatcaaccacttggtcacattgagctcattatgatgatgcattaccgagtgggcccagagatacctctccgtcatacggagtgacaaatcccagtcttgattcgtgccaacccaacagacactttcggagatacccgtagtgcacctttatagtcacccagttatgttgtgacgtttggcacacccaaagcactcctacggtatccgggagttgcacaatctcatggtctaaggaaatgatacttgacattcggtaaagctctagcaaacgaactacacgatctttgagctatgcttaggattgggtcttctccatcacatcattctcctaatgatgtgatcccgttatcaatgacatctaatgtccatagtcaggaaaccatgactatattttgatcaacgagctagtcaactagaggctcattagggacgtgttgtgctctatgtattcacacatgcattacgatttccggataacacaattatagcatgaacaatagacaattatcatgaacaaggaaatataataataaccattttattattgcctctagggcatatttccaatagaaggaagtaggagtcccacttcatactttccttttcctcctctcctttccctttctctcCACGTGGCTGGTGTGTTCctttacttggcccattaagcccatatctttgccgggggttgtccggaaccccttccggtgaccctgtatcacccggaacactttcagtgtccaaataccatcgtcctatatatgaatatttacctctctaccatttagagactcctcgtcatgtccgtgatctcatccaggactccgaacaaacttcggtcatcaaatcacataactcataatacaaatcgtcatcgaacgttaagcgtgcggaccctatgggttcgagaactatgtagacatgaccgaggcacatctccggtaaataaccaaatagtggaacctggatgctcatattggctcctacatattctacgaagatctttagcggtcaaaccgcataacaacatacgttgttccctttgtcatcggtatgttactttcccgagattcaatcgtcggtatcatcatacctagttcaatctcgttagcagcaagtctctttactcattccgtaatgcatcatcccgtgactaactcattagtcatattgcttgcaaggcttatagtgatgtgcattaccgagagggctcagagatacctctccgatacacggagtgacaaattctaatctcgatctatgccaacccaacaaacaccttcggagacatctatagagcatctttataatcacccagttatgttgtgacgtttgatagcacacaaggtgttcctcgggtattcaggagttgcataatctcatagtcagagcaacatgtataagtcatgatgaaagcaatagcaataaaactaaacaaccATTATGCTAAgcaaacagatgggtcttgtccatcacatcattctctaatgatgtgatcctgttcatcaaatgacaacacatgtctatggtcaggaaacataaccatgtctgattaacgagctagtcaagtagaggcatactagggacactctggtttgtctatgtattcgcgcatgtactaagtttccggttaatacaattctgacatgaataataaacatttaccatgatataaggaaatataaataacaattttattattgcctctagggcatatttccttgaggaCCTCGGTCTCCCTGGCCTGGAGTTCCTTCTCAAAGGCGTTCAGCTCCGCCTTCCGGCGGGACATCTTCTCCTCTTTCTCCTTATGGTCGCGAGCTTGGTTCGCCACACTCCACTCATACTCAACCACCTTCAGGCGGACCTTGTCCTCACGGCTCTTCACCGCCGTGAGCTTCACCTGAACCTCCTCCAGCATATCTTGGCgttggagtgccgccacgcgctccCTTTGACTGCACTCCGCAGACACCTGGCGGAACTTGGCGCCCAGAAGCTCAAGGTGTCGACGCTCCAAGTTGATGGCCTCGACACCACGGTCGAACTCGGCTTGCATGGCGTCAATGGCCTGCTTCAAGATCTCCGCCGCGGTGCCCTCTAGCCGGAAGGCACCTCGGCGGCCATGGATTCGGACGGTCCAAGCATCCTTGCCCATAACTTCATCGAGAAAGCTCCCCACGTCGAAGAGAGCGTTAAGATCAGGATCAGCGCCAGCCTGACCCCTCGTCGGTGTGCTAGTGCCCGGTGCCGGCGGCTGGCGGGGAGGGGCCGGCCCGACGCTAGGGGTGCCATCAGTCGCACCGACAGAAGAGGCGCCGGCGGCCCGGGTTTTCACCTCGGGCGTCTCCAcagtctcctcctcctcatcgtcatcgaCCATGATAGGGCAAGCATCGGTGCCACCCTGGTGGCGCGGGCCTGCACCCGCCGAGGGCGGCGCCGTGGATTCCCCTTCAGGCCTCGCCGGGCCCCCTCCTTGAGCATGGCCCAGGCCCTCGCGAGTATTTTCCTCGGGTGGAATGACCTCCTCGGCCCCCGGTGTGGGGGCTGCACCTGGTGAGGCGGGCCCTGCACCACCATTCGCCCCCTCACCGGTCGTCGCAGGCGGCGACTCTTGTGGTACCCACCTGTCCTCCGGCATCACCGGGGTGGCCTCCGGAAGAAGAGGGTCCCTTGCGGGACCGGCGGCATCAGTGCCTCCTACGAGCTCGGGGGCTGGCGGCACCTCGCTCGGCCTCGGGCCCCTGGCAGCCCTACGAAAAGCATGACTAGCGTCAGGAAAATCCAAGAAGTCAAGATCTAGGGAGGCCGCATATAAAACTCACCGTGGAGAGAAGATCAACGCCCTTGGCCGCCTTTTCTCCTTGAGGGGGTTGGTGGTCGAGCCCCCTGCTCCGGAGCTCTCTACGGAGGGCCCGGCCTTGCTGCCCCAAAGCAGCCTCTTCAGCCTCGGGGGCTCGCTTTGAGCGTCAGCCCCGCCCTCATCCATAGACTGCGCCGGGCGAGAGGGGCCAACCTGGAAGTCGTCAGTTGTCTCCTCATCGGAGGAGATCGTCATGGGCCGGCGCCGCTTCTGGCGCGGCCCCTCGGACCCACCGCATCAGAGAAAGAAATTCCTGAAGAGGAACATGAAAGTCTATGAAATGTAGGATCTTAGCAACTCCTTCCCCTAGCCGCATGGTCTGCTACTCGTGAATGATGGAAGCAACCACCTACCATGAAGGCCTGATGGACCATTGGCCTCGCTCAAGTACGCCACGCGCGGAAGTCCCACTCCAGTTTGTAAGGACACTTATGTGCAAAATGATCGGATTTCCATTTATACATGCTTACAAAATACCCAGTGATCAATAAGTACAATACATAAGCTATACCTTATGGATCGTGTAGTACCAGGAAAATGTAAGTTATCCGAATAATCCACAAGTATAGAGTACATTTGTATCCTGTATTCACACCAATTCAGTAGACACATACACCATCCATCAGATGTACATTTATGCACAAGACGTAAACCACACACCAATATATCATCTCTAGATAGCTCACATACTAAATCACCTGGAATAAAAACAACACGGTGCAAACAAAGTTAAACGGCAAACTACTATGGAAATACAATGTATCTTTGGCTACCCAGTATAAATCTTCAGTTGTGTGTTTGCCCCCACATTCTTGAACGAAATGATTCTCTAGGGTGCAGGTGTAAACTGCATGCAAATTGGTGGTTTAATCTTGGCAATGGCAAGTATGGAAGAAGGGAATGTCCATATTCCATCCCCACATATCAAACCGGATGCAACCGCAGGGACCATGAAACCAGCCTCCTTTTTGTTTATCTTGTTCCAGACAAAAACCACCAAACTTCCGACGCACATATCAATTGCGAAGCTCCCGCCGACAAGGAATGGGACTGCCATGGCCATGGGTATGGGCACATACTTGCTATATCTGTGTGGCATGACATCTCTTGCGATGCTGAGGAGTGCTGCAAATGCGAAGAATCCACCAGAGAGTGCTAGACAATACTTCGGCAACACCGAGAACCCCTCCACGCCAAGTATTGCCATATTACGGTATATCAATGCATACGGCGCCTTCCAGTAACCATCTGGGTTGCCAATATCAAATGCCTTGTAGAAGAGCATGAACGTAAGGGGAGCAAGGATGCAGCCCATGACCGTACCAATGGCCTGTGCCACcatcatggatcttggtgatgtcTTTGTTAGATAACCCGTCTTGAAGTCATGCATCAGATCTGCAGATATAAGAACCAACTGCTTCACACATGTACCAGTAACAAGGCCTGCAACGACACCATTGTCCCTGCCAGCCCAACCCGCAAAGACGAAGAGTCTAATCTTCCCATAGTTATACCCCATGTTGATATCAGTAAGCCCTGTGCCGTAAGAGTTGGCGAATCCAAGCATGGGGGCTACGACATACGCTATAACTATGTAGTACCATTTCACTTGTCGAAACATTATTGGCGTGGTAATCGCTGCAACGACGCTTAACACGGCATACCCAGAGTATGCCATCCAAGCGGGGAGATGGCCTCTCTTGAAGACCTCATCGCGCTGCATATCCTCGAGTGAGACCGTATTGTCCATATTTTTCGCTGTAATTCATCCAGTCAACATTAGAACAACATAATTGATTCTAAAATGGAAAATGTCGAAGAACAAATGTACTGGATTTATGTTGTCCTGCTGTCCTCACCTCTATTATTGATATACTTACGGCTAAATTGTCGATACATGCCCTTAAAAGTGATGCTAATAATTTTGACGAATTGGTAGAGTCCATCCCCCAAGATAAGAGCGATACATATGAAGGCCTGGATGgtgaaggaaattgttactaatgAAGATAAACTATGACTGCTGTTGCTATTAATTAACGGAAAATGCCACCAAGGAAAAGGATTATGCTACAATTAATAAGTACCTTGTAGCCGTACAAACTTTTCATGCTGCTCTCTTTTACAGTTGCAGGGTACCAATCACCCTTGTTTTTACTGATGAGTGGGTACAATATTCCATATGAAAGAATTGCACCTAGGAGGGTGGAAACATTTACTATATGCGGGCAAATCATCCCAGCGCCGACGTATGTCATGCTGAAGTCAAAGAAAAATCTGACAAAACAAAACGTGGCGAACTAATTAAGAAAGTCTGCTGCACACCACGAATCTGACAAAACATAGCGTAATGGCGATCGACAATGAGGAGCAGAATTGCGAAAAGGATTTTACGTCTGCTTCCAGGCCTTGAGACCAAAAGTAGGGAACTGAACAAACCCACAAGCATCGCCGCCGGTGTAGAACCACTGGAAGAAACTCCATATGAAGCTACCCCCAAAGTATTTCAGAAACCCACGTATTTGCTTCCTATCATGGATGTAAAGGAAAGGTTAATTCATTTGTATAAAATCAAGTAGTCACTCCATATTGTCCAATTTAATGTCTGAAAGAACAACGCGACGGGCATAACTCCTCAGGTCAGAATATACAAATATACATACTTTGAATTCTTGTCTCCCTGGGTGGTATGGAAGCCGTTTATAAGAACTGCAGTTGCCGTCCCACTAGGGTAAGTTAATTTATAGTCGACGACCAATACCTGAAAACATGCATGATGTTTCATATTTAGTGACAAAGACCGATGAACCGCCCGGGCACAATTCTATAATATGGCGTTGCTAGTTCTTGGttgtttttcccttttctttttgagGAATTAGAGCAGCAGAGGTTCCAACTCTATTTTTTGCTTGCTCGCTTGTTATTGTTTTTATTTCATTCATCTAATTTTGTGTGTACGTTAATCCTAGCAACGGAGTACACGTGCACAAACAGGAGGATAAAGAAGCTAGCGAGAGGCAACCGAGCAGCAAACTAGAGTTAAGCACACTCAAATCTGTTATGCATTCAATTTAAAAAAGAAGCGGAACCTGTCTAAGGGGAATCAAGGTGAGGAGTCCACCGAAGCAGCAAGAAAAGAGGAATGCCGTCATCCAGCCAATCCCTGGCTCCTTGTAGCTCCCCGGCCCGTTGGCCACCGAGTCGCCGGCGAGCTCGTACGTCTTTTTGTTTAGACCCAGCAAGGTTGACCCGAACCCACCTGCAATGCATCACTCAAATAGCCAATCAGGTAGTGCAAAGCTAGTAACTGATACTAGTAGGAAGACATGGCAGGATATGCATGGCCCTAACCGGCGAAAGCGATGGTGTAGCAGGCCACGCCGCATGTCTGGACGATGGTGTTCTCCTGTGGGGTGAAGGGTCGTGACACGATGCCGAAGCGGTCCAGCAAGCTGGTCCAGCCACGGAGCGCGAGGAAGGAGAGCAGCGCGGCGGAGACATTGAGCGTGGGCACTAGTCCGGTGGTGAGCGACATCCTCATGACGATGACGGTGTAGATGCACCCGATGAGCAGCGCTGCCACCATGCCGCGCACCGTCAGATCATCCTGCCACCGCCCCACGGGCTCCAGCTCGTGCTCGCGCGGCCCCGCGGCGAGCGCGGGATCTGATGACTCCATGTCGCCTTCCGCGGCCTCGTGTTTCTCCATCTCCGGCGCGACGACGTCCATGCCCACTCTCTGCTCCTTGCCTCTGCATGCAGGAAGAAAAATGATACTACCTCCAGTCCGATTTAAGTGtcgttttttttagcaaaagagggtttcccctccgatttccatTAGAGAAACCAGGTCGAAGCCGAGCAGTAGTCTAGTAGTTCGATACAAGTTCGGGCTCAAATAAGAAACATAAAGCAGAGCAGGGGCTTAGCTAGCCTAGCGACCCTGCGATAACAAATCCCAAAGCTACATTACAACTCCAAAACATAATGAAGAAGGCAAAGGACGCAAAGTAACAGTAGACAAGCTCTAACGATTTAAGTGTCGTAGAAACAACAATTGGTCAGTACAAATTCCTACTAAGCTGGCGACACGAATTTCGGATTGGAGGGAGTTCAAAAAAACGTTTCTTAAGAATGACCCAATTTGGAGCATTTCAATTTCAGCGCGGCagaagaatttaacatgcaagatCGCTTACCTCAACGAGATAAGAAGAAACCACACCGCTCGGCCGACTAGCTGGTTTCCGGGGAAGTCACGCCCTGATTCGTGACAATCCAAGCTGGGGATGAGATCCTGATGTTAGTGATTGCCGATGGTATGGTTTTATGTAGGGAATCATTGGGAAAAGTCCACTCTCTTGTTTTTTTTCCTATATCTAGCTGTTTCCTATATTTTTCTTGTGTTGAAGTATTTGATTCTCTTGGCAGGAGAAGGCTACCGCCCAAGTAGAGATGAACCCAAATTCTTTAACATCTGGTTGCATCCCAATCTTATTATTTTTTCGTTGTTAATGATGTACTAGTATCCAGAAAGAAGCTGGTTGCCATTTCCATTGGCTATGACTATGAGTAGTTTGACTATGAATTTCTCAAATAAAGAAAGAAATATGGCAGAAAGACTAGCGGTGGCGGCAGTCGATCTGGGCCACGCTAACGGTTGTTGGGACTTGGGACAGAGAATAATGTGCCCTGTTAATAGCACTAGGGGGACAATAATGTGATGATTAAATAACATTGTACAACTCGTATATATTTTAGGGAGTCAACGAGAGAGAAATGTTCCTTCCACAGCTTGGAATTGGTAAGGTACGTGCTTTGCCGGGATAAGAGCATCTTTAGCCCACACCGCATTCCGCCAGCCCGCAAACCTACGATGAGGGGCGCGACAAACAGGTTTGCAGGTTTATTTTTGCCCGCGGCAAAACAGACACCACAATGCCGAACTGCAAAACAGAATTGCACAATTCAAAAGAAATTCTGACAATTAACAAGAATAGTTCGGCATTGCGGTGTTTGTTCTGCTGCAGGCAAGAATGGACCTGCAAACCGCAAAAACAGAATTGCACAATTCAAAAGAAATTCCGACAATTAACAAGAATAGTTCGGAAATTCAACATATATAGTTCTCACATAAAAATAACAAATAATATAGTTTTAAGCATCTAGGGAACCGAATTGAACATTTTTGCATCAAAACAACAACAATAAAGTGGTGAAACCTTGATGAACAACCATCAAGCACCATCAACACCACCAGCACCAACACCACCGTTGGAAGCCATCCTTCTTCGCTCCAAGATCCCCTTTCTCATCAAATCATGCCGCTCCAAGGTTAGCGCATCCATCTCATTACGGTTCATGGTCATGATTTTGTTCTCCTGGCAATGAGCTTGGCAAGAGCCTTGGTTTCCTCGGCTTGGGCTCTTTTCTCCTCAATTGCGGCCTTGCGCAACCTATCCGCCTCTTCCACGGCTGCCTTGCACAACTTCTCCTCCTTGATTAGGTTCACTTCTCCTCTTTCTCTTGAGACCTCTTCATTGCCAACTCTTTTTTTTGCTTCTATAGTCATGGTAACCATCAACTCATTTGAGTGCACCATATGATCTATCTTGTCTCTCAAACTTGATGCGTCGGACTCCTTCTTCAtattctccttggccttcttgttGCCATCCGGCCTAACCTTGTTTCTCCctccttcatcatcttcttcatcatcctaCAAGGTGAAGGTACCTCTCTTCGGTGGTGCTTCTTTATCCCTCACCTTCCATTTCTCGCTTTTCTTAAGCAATGCTCAACAATGCTCGAATGCAAAGGGCTTGCCCCTGGATGCCGGCATGTCCCTATACCTCGCGGCTGCAATTTTATCCTACAACCAAAGCAACTATGTCAAAGCACTATCATTTGCAAACATCGTCACCAATATGATTAAGGAAAAAGCACTCACCCAATCGGCTTCATTAGTGCCACCTGGAGGTGCATTGTACACTTGCTCCAAGCATCCACACCACCAGCTAACCGCCGCCTTGATCACATCCCAACCTCCTTGGAGTGGTCTATAGGTGCGTGGTGTCAGCTCAACATTCCTTGGCATCAACCGGAAGAACTTGTCTTCTATCCTTTGCCAATACCTCTTCCCGGTTTGGTCGGTGCCGTGGATGGCATCGAGGGAGACGGCCTCCCAAGCTCGGATCAGCACCTCATCCTCTATTTGGGTATAGCTCTTCGACCTTTTGCTATATGTTGCCGTTTGCGATGCCTCGAAGACCTCCCCTTCAATCTCTTGCAACTCATCCTCTTCATCGCCGCCACCGTGTACCCCGCCGTCCATCTTGTCGTATACATAATCTTCGAGGGGTGCATTCTCAATGTTCACTGCGTTTACCTCAAGGAGAGCCGCATAGTCGGAGCTACAAAGAGTCGCATAGTCCCCAAATTATTGAGCTAAAACCCGAACGGCGACAATCAAAACTGGTGGGGGCGGACGTACCTtgcgggcatttcatcgaacaccggTGGGGCGGCGGCAGGGGGCGAGCGTAGAACTCGCAGGGGCCTTCTTGGTTGCAGGCGCCCGCTTGCGTTTTGCCACGACGTTCCTCACAGGCTGCGTCGGCTCGGTATCACCAATGTTACTGACGACGGTAGGGCAAGCGGCAGCGTGAGCTGTAGTGCGAGCACCCCTCTTCGGGGCGGCTATGGTGGCGGCGGGAGCGGGCGTGCCTCCCTGCACGATGACGTTGCTCAGCCGCTTGCGAGGAACAACGCCGGAGGAAGCTTCGGACGCGCCCACAGCATCACTAGTGGGGAGATCCACCGCGGCGCCGCCCGCCGTCGATTTGGCTAACCCTACTTCCACAGTGATGAGCGTGGAGTCGGGGGTGTCCATGGCCTCACTGGAGGCCGCGGTGAGGTCTGCCGGAGCGGGGAGGTGAAGATTTGCGCCGGCGACGGAGGGGGAAAGCCGGAACTGCCGCGGTGAAATGTCTCTCCCGCCAAATCGATCTAGGGATAGAGGGCGCCTTCGGGCCAACCACGCAAATGCCTTTTTGACAGTTTCGGAGGGGGAAATTGCCGCGCCCCTCAAATTTTTTTGCAGGCCGGTCACTTTTACGGTATCTGGTCTGGCAGCGTTTTTTCGGCCCGAAACGGCAAAACGGCAGTTATTTTACAGTTTTGCCGGAAATGCggtgtctgctagagatgctctaagatagAGGAGAACAGTACGCCTAACTCAAGCCGCTTTGCCCTGCTTTGCAACAATGATTGTGGCAAGAAGTACAGTTGTATTGTAGTTGACTTTGGACACAAGTGACAAGAAACACAGTTTCTTTCAGTTTGAGCAGCAAGGGCCCTTTGTTTAGAATTAACGTAAACAGCCGTGGAGAGAGAGAATAGTGATAGTGTGTAAGAAATTCGTATAATATATCGTTGGGTGCAAGGGGGCACGTTATATTTGATTACTCGGGATGGCTGTAAGCCACCTAAATGGGCCTGTGTTGACGATACTATTTCTACATTTAGAAATAATTTCAGTTTATATATAGTATAGTACAGTGGTGTAGCAAGGATTGGAGGGGCAAAAATGTTAGGTCAAAAAAAAACTACCAAAGAAAAGCTGTTGTAATGGCATAGAAAGCTCGGTTGTAGGAGCTTATTAGGTTTGAGATTTGCATTTCTTATTTGCTTCAGTGTtgagattattaatagataaaatATATTCATCTTTAGACCTAAAATGTGAAATCAGTGGCAAACAATTGGTAAACCATATAGTCAGTTGTTCTTCCTATATTGTTCCTAAAACAAaacattaccaggttggctagtcGAGGAGAGCTGCAGAAGCGCCGATGAGCAATCAGGACCAGGAGTTCTTCTCCGACCAGCGGCAATCAAGATCCAACATTTGGTGGTCTCTTCTGCAGTTTTCTCTTCAGTAGCAAGAATTTATGCAGTTGGCCGATTTGATGGTCTCCTGCTTCCATACAACTCCGACAACGAGGAGTAATCAGCAGCAGGAGTGGTTCTCCGACCAGCAGAAATCGGGCGGCGCCAGGTCGCCGGCCGACGGTCCCCCGAGGCGGAGGACTGGAACCTCTGGAGACTGGAGGAGGCGACCTGGGCCGGGGGCGGCGGTGCGCCCCTTCCGCAACGGCCAAGCGATGCATCGAGCGAGCAGAGGGGGGCAGCGAGCGACGGGACACAGTCCCAACCCTGGTCCTCGCTCTCATGTTCTCCTGGGCGAGCGAGTTGCATTGGGCTGACCAAAACTTGCGCTGCATCCCGGGTCAATATTTTTCCACGTAGAAGATGGGCCGGAGTTTTCGTTGCAATCCGGGCCATGGCCCTAGTTGCCggggaccccagctcagcccctggTCTAGCTaaaagcaactctagcagaccccgcatcctcccggcccgcaaaacgtgtttgcagttcgcgcaaaaaCGCCTTCCTGAAAGTAGAGCTATCATTTCTGTTGATATGAGGAGCAGGAGGGAGACGGTATATGAGATCAAGGTGTAGGGTATATATTGTACAACTATCTTTCCCCTTATGACTATCTGGCCTCCCACCTTTCCCACTTTGAATGACGAGGTTGATCACAGTGAGTGACCTCGAATAATTTGCCCCTTCGCCTTGATATGGCCCATCTCTGCAGTTTCTTCACTCGCTATGACTTTTGTAGTTGCGCTTTTTTGCCTCTATGACAAGACATTGGGATTGCATGCGAAATATTAAAACTTGAGCATTTATGATATGATTAGTTGTCCCTTTCTTTGTTTGTGTATAGTattcccttcgtttttatttagtctgcatattagattt
Proteins encoded in this window:
- the LOC123069372 gene encoding iron-phytosiderophore transporter yellow stripe 1 isoform X2; amino-acid sequence: MDVVAPEMEKHEAAEGDMESSDPALAAGPREHELEPVGRWQDDLTVRGMVAALLIGCIYTVIVMRMSLTTGLVPTLNVSAALLSFLALRGWTSLLDRFGIVSRPFTPQENTIVQTCGVACYTIAFAGGFGSTLLGLNKKTYELAGDSVANGPGSYKEPGIGWMTAFLFSCCFGGLLTLIPLRQVLVVDYKLTYPSGTATAVLINGFHTTQGDKNSKKQIRGFLKYFGGSFIWSFFQWFYTGGDACGFVQFPTFGLKAWKQTFFFDFSMTYVGAGMICPHIVNVSTLLGAILSYGILYPLISKNKGDWYPATVKESSMKSLYGYKAFICIALILGDGLYQFVKIISITFKGMYRQFSRKYINNRAKNMDNTVSLEDMQRDEVFKRGHLPAWMAYSGYAVLSVVAAITTPIMFRQVKWYYIVIAYVVAPMLGFANSYGTGLTDINMGYNYGKIRLFVFAGWAGRDNGVVAGLVTGTCVKQLVLISADLMHDFKTGYLTKTSPRSMMVAQAIGTVMGCILAPLTFMLFYKAFDIGNPDGYWKAPYALIYRNMAILGVEGFSVLPKYCLALSGGFFAFAALLSIARDVMPHRYSKYVPIPMAMAVPFLVGGSFAIDMCVGSLVVFVWNKINKKEAGFMVPAVASGLICGDGIWTFPSSILAIAKIKPPICMQFTPAP
- the LOC123071276 gene encoding uncharacterized protein yields the protein MPASSDYAALLEVNAVNIENAPLEDYVYDKMDGGVHGGGDEEDELQEIEGEVFEASQTATYSKRSKSYTQIEDEVLIRAWEAVSLDAIHGTDQTGKRYWQRIEDKFFRLMPRNVELTPRTYRPLQGGWDVIKAAVSWWCGCLEQVYNAPPGGTNEADWDKIAAARYRDMPASRGKPFAFEHC